Proteins from one Palaemon carinicauda isolate YSFRI2023 chromosome 26, ASM3689809v2, whole genome shotgun sequence genomic window:
- the LOC137619958 gene encoding interaptin-like codes for MDKLFEKTWPYLALTALCGVAVLREASGNHLRYIFAGVNRDGQDNVFWIENSLLFVLLGAVLLFVVRQGKRRKTDEEEEDLKRSIPELCVTLKEQVKNLHVIAVNMTKIQELERKVKETEDCKKKEEVGNILRFTKQQLEYQALEDKIHYLEDQKNLLGKQMAAYERSKAELEEKLLQIKEENKHLKKYIDEMAQRNDNFNNQVMSLTADLAESNCRLVQLQTVADKMHENLCKVNEEKMEMEKHIQAQAETINRCKNDEEEMQLKVEDLQKEVRFLSQAKQNLECQLQEKDTRLRKQNALLQERHGRLQEMEEKANAIYGENNGLQDKMRQLQREKEQCLRDLENVKMQKKQQEETNTRLQQQISLLMRWRKSVAFGLRKTDDQLANGAP; via the coding sequence atggataagttatttgaaaagacttggccttacttgGCCCTCACAGCTCTCTGCGGAGTCGCCGTGCTCCGTGAAGCCTCCGGGAATCATCTTCGGTACATCTTCGCTGGAGTCAACCGTGATGGTCAGGACAACGTCTTCTGGATCGAGAATTCCCTTCTCTTTGTTTTACTTGGAGCAGTTCTTTTATTTGTTGTGAGACAAGGAAAGCGACGAAagactgatgaagaagaagaagacttgaagaGAAGCATTCCGGAGCTCTGTGTCACACTAAAAGAGCAAGTAAAGAATCTGCATGTGATTGCTGTTAATATGACAAAGATTCAGGAGCTGGAGCGCAAGGTGAAAGAAACAGAAGattgtaagaagaaagaagaggtGGGAAATATCTTAAGATTTACAAAACAGCAGTTGGAGTATCAGGCCTTGGAGGACAAGATCCATTACCTCGAGGATCAGAAGAATCTTTTGGGAAAGCAGATGGCGGCTTATGAAAGGTCTAAAGCTGAACTGGAAGAAAAgctccttcagatcaaagaagaaaacaaacacCTGAAGAAATATATTGATGAAATGGCCCAAAGAAATGACAACTTTAATAACCAGGTGATGAGTCTGACGGCTGACTTGGCTGAGAGCAATTGCCGACTCGTTCAGCTACAGACTGTTGCAGATAAGATGCACGAGAATCTGTGTAAAGTGAATGAAGAAAAGATGGAGATGGAAAAACACATCCAGGCACAAGCCGAGACAATCAACCGATGCAAGAATGACGAGGAAGAGATGCAGCTTAAAGTTGAAGATCTACAAAAAGAAGTAAGATTCCTTTCTCAAGCAAAGCAAAATCTGGAATGCCAGCTACAAGAAAAAGACACCAGACTCCGGAAACAGAATGCGTTGCTGCAAGAGAGGCACGGTCGTCTTCAGGAGATGGAAGAGAAAGCAAACGCCATCTATGGAGAAAATAATGGACTGCAAGATAAGATGCGGCAGCTACAACGAGAGAAGGAACAGTGTCTCCGTGACCTTGAAAACgtcaagatgcagaagaaacaacaagaggaaacaaacacaagactcCAACAACAAATCTCTCTCCTCATGAGATGGCGCAAAAGTGTGGCCTTTGGCCTGAGGAAAACTGACGACCAGCTCGCCAATGGGGCTCCATAG
- the LOC137619959 gene encoding trichohyalin-like, whose protein sequence is MDKLFEKTWPYSAFTALCGVAVLSEASGNPLRYIFAGVNRDGQDNVFWIDNSLLFVLLGAVLLFVVRQGKRRKTDEEEEEEEEDLKRNIRELYVILQEQVKNLDVIAVNMTKIQELERKLEETEDCKKKKDDVGNILRFSKQQLKHQALEDKIRCLEDQKNLLGKQMAAYERSKAELEEKLLQIKEENRDVQKYADELAQRNDDLNNQVMSLTVHLAESNCRLVQLQTVADKMHENLCKMTEEKMEMEKHIQAQAEIIDRCKNDKEEMQLKVQDLQREVRFLSQSKQFLEYQLQEKDTRLRDQNVLLQERDGRLQEMKEKANAIDGENNRLQDELQQLQREKEQCLRDLENVKMQKKQQEETNTRLQQQISLLMRWREGVAFGLMETDQQLFNGAP, encoded by the coding sequence atggataagttatttgaaaagacttggccttactcGGCCTTCACAGCTCTCTGCGGAGTCGCCGTGCTCAGTGAAGCCTCCGGGAATCCTCTTCGGTACATCTTCGCTGGAGTCAACCGTGATGGTCAGGACAACGTCTTCTGGATCGACAATTCCCTTCTCTTTGTTTTACTTGGAGCAGTTCTTTTATTTGTTGTGAGACAAGGAAAGCGACGAAagactgatgaagaagaagaagaagaagaagaagacttgaagaGAAACATTCGGGAGCTCTATGTCATACTGCAAGAGCAAGTAAAGAATCTGGATGTGATTGCTGTTAATATGACAAAGATTCAGGAGCTGGAGCGCAAGTTGGAAGAAACAGAGGATTGTAAGAAGAAGAAAGATGATGTGGGGAATATCTTGAGATTTTCAAAGCAGCAGTTGAAGCATCAGGCCTTGGAAGACAAGATCCGTTGCCTCGAGGATCAGAAGAATCTTTTGGGAAAGCAGATGGCGGCTTATGAAAGGTCTAAGGCTGAACTGGAAGAAAAgctccttcagatcaaagaagaaaacagAGACGTGCAGAAATATGCTGATGAACTGGCCCAAAGAAATGATGACTTGAATAACCAGGTGATGAGTTTGACTGTTCACTTGGCTGAGAGCAATTGCCGACTCGTTCAGCTACAGACTGTTGCAGATAAGATGCACGAGAATCTGTGTAAAATGACTGAAGAAAAGATGGAGATGGAAAAACACATCCAGGCACAAGCTGAGATAATCGACCGTTGCAAGAATGACAAGGAAGAGATGCAGCTTAAAGTTCAAGATCTACAAAGAGAAGTAAGATTCCTTTCTCAATCGAAGCAATTTCTGGAATACCAGCTACAAGAAAAGGACACCAGACTCCGGGATCAAAATGTTTTGCTGCAAGAGAGAGATGGCCGTCTTCAGGAGATGAAAGAGAAAGCCAACGCCATCGATGGAGAAAATAATCGACTGCAAGATGAGCTGCAGCAGCTACAACGAGAGAAGGAGCAGTGTCTCCGTGACCTTGAAAACgtcaagatgcagaagaaacaacaagaggaaacaaacacaagactcCAACAACAAATCTCTCTTCTCATGAGGTGGCGCGAAGGTGTGGCCTTTGGCCTGATGGAGACTGATCAACAGCTCTTTAATGGGGCTCCATAG